A genomic region of Thunnus albacares chromosome 4, fThuAlb1.1, whole genome shotgun sequence contains the following coding sequences:
- the LOC122980809 gene encoding acidic mammalian chitinase-like — MMKLLTALGVLLTLHIASSNKLVCHMTNWAQYRPSSAKFTPDNIDPFLCTHVVYSLATISSFNQIIPTEWNDEEQYARLNSLKNVNPALKTLLSVGGTDNGISPFIGMVAKPERRAAFIRSVISFLRTHNFDGLNLAWEYPGSNGSTEEDKERFTLLVMELFKAFEEDAKDNKKTQLLLSATVASLRPTIDKAYEVNKIAPHLDFISVMTYDYHGHWERTTGHNSPLYSSAVDSGTHVHHNINSSISHWLALGAPAEKLLLGFPTYGRTYHLISSATGLGAPAKGPADAGPYTRTAGFWAFYEICDFASSATSEWIAEQHVPYATYGSSWLGYDDERSYSSKVEWMTAYNLGGAHVWTLDLDDFVGSFCSAGAYPLVNHLRMSMGFPPKPTTTPAPTTTRDPMADFCRGRPNGLYENVADKTTYFQCFQGNTYLHHCQPGLIFWDSCKCCDWP, encoded by the exons ATGATGAAACTCCTCACAG cTCTGGGCGTTCTGCTCACACTGCACATCG CTTCATCCAACAAGCTGGTGTGCCACATGACAAACTGGGCCCAGTACAGGCCAAGCAGTGCGAAATTCACCCCGGACAACATTGATCCCTTCCTGTGCACACATGTCGTCTATTCTCTGGCCACcatcagcagcttcaaccagATCATCCCAACTGAGTGGAACGATGAGGAGCAGTATGCCAGGCTCAACAGCCTCAAGAATGT TAATCCTGCACTGAAGACTCTGCTGTCTGTCGGAGGCACAGACAATGGAATAAGCCC ATTCATCGGCATGGTTGCCAAGCCTGAGAGACGCGCAGCCTTCATCAGGTCGGTCATCAGCTTCCTGCGCACCCATAACTTTGACGGGCTGAACCTGGCCTGGGAATATCCCGGCAGCAACGGCAGCACAGAGGAGGACAAGGAGAGGTTCACTCTGCTGGTCATG GAACTGTTCAAGGCCTTTGAGGAAGATGCCAAAGACAACAAGAAGACTCAGTTGCTGTTGTCAGCCACCGTTGCTTCATTACGTCCCACCATCGACAAAGCCTATGAGGTCAACAAGATTGCACC TCACTTGGACTTCATCAGCGTCATGACCTATGACTACCATGGACACTGGGAGCGAACTACCGGACACAACAGTCCACTGTACAGCAGCGCTGTGGACTCCGGCACTCACGTTCATCACAACATA AACTCTTCAATATCCCACTGGTTGGCTCTGGGAGCACCAGCTGAGAAGCTGCTACTAGGTTTCCCCACATATGGAAGAACATATCACCTTATCAGCAGTGCTACCGGCCTAGGAGCACCAGCTAAGGGCCCAGCTGATGCTGGACCCTACACTCGCACTGCCGGCTTCTGGGCCTTCTATGAG ATCTGTGACTTCGCCTCCAGTGCTACTTCTGAATGGATCGCTGAACAGCACGTTCCATATGCCACCTATGGCAGTTCCTGGTTGGGCTATGATGACGAGCGCAGCTATTCTTCCAAG GTCGAGTGGATGACTGCTTACAACCTGGGAGGTGCTCATGTGTGGACTCTGGACCTGGATGACTTTGTTGGATCCTTCTGCTCAGCAGGAGCTTATCCTCTTGTTAACCACCTCAGGATGTCAATGG GCTTCCCCCCCAAGCCCACCACCACCCCGgcccccaccaccaccaggGACCCCATGGCCGACTTCTGCCGCGGCCGCCCTAATGGCCTGTATGAGAACGTAGCTGATAAAACCACCTACTTCCAGTGCTTCCAGGGAAACACCTACCTGCACCACTGCCAGCCCGGCCTCATCTTCTGGGACTCCTGTAAATGCTGTGACTGGCCCTGA
- the cntn2 gene encoding contactin-2 has translation MEFLLCLLVLSPVTLKEAFGGDVCVSGHDSGPVFEEQPRSLIYPEGLIEGKVTLSCQARASPAASYRWLVNGTEVPLGFDLRYTLVAGNLVITSPEPNRDTGSYQCLAINRCGTIISQAANLKFGYLHDFPPDSRSPQTAYEGIGTFLACQPPPHYPALSYRWLINDFPNFIKNDDGRWFVSQVTGNLYVAKAEPNDTGNYYCFTTINLDISTKSTFSKANQLTVLPDASPRKSAPNIKVRFPAETYALAGHTAQLECFAYGNPVPKLRWRKVDGLMPSKAGSSAESPTLILPDLSFDDEGVYECEAYNSEGSDTYQGRISVQAQPEWLQVMSDSEVEISSELHWSCVAAGKPRPSVRWLRNGQPLTTQDRVEVNGARLKISNLALEDSGMYQCVAENKHGTIYSTSELRVQVEAPDFRLNPVRKLIPAARGGRVMIECRPRAAPKPSLFWSRGTELLTNSSRVTVTPDGILWIHNISRADEGKYTCFAENYLGKANSTGHLSVRDATKITLAPSNADINQGENVTLQCHASHDPTMDLTFTWALNGVLLDLEDPAGPYHRVEGKETIGDLLIVNAQLSQAGMYTCTAQTVVDSASASAKLVVRGPPGPPGGLLVKNVAETSVELRWSRGYDNHSPIGKYVIMGRSSLSSEWKKMRTDPVNIEGNAESARVIGLMPWMDYEFQVIASNILGSGEPSVPSHTIRTQQAAPTVAPSGLGGGGGDRNELIITWTPMAREYQNGDGFGYILAFRKKDTSWSVVRIPHVESSRYVYYNDSLTPYSPFEVKIKAYNRRGEGPFSQIAVVYSAEEEPTVGPSYINATAMTAFEIQVSWEPVQQLSANGILRGYEIRYWRQHEREAAADRVRTAGLETTARVSGLRPSTRYHVAVLAYNSAGTGPPSPRTTVTTRKPPPNRPPGNVSWKTDGSWVMVRWDHVKAMHNESAILGYKVLYKHEGQTALKVLDKGKSSVSLPLPKDNGYVVLEIRSWGEGGDGPAHEIIVSRDSGTGMMVQNEASATLSSHLLHLLTGLLLYSLVSLSGL, from the exons ATGGAGTTCTTGCTATGTCTGCTGGTCCTCAGCCCAGTGACTCTGAAGGAGGCTTTCG gtggagatgtgtgtgtgtcgggtcATGACAGCGGGCCAGTGTTTGAAGAACAGCCAAGAAGTTTAATTTACCCAGAGGGCCTGATTGAAGGGAAGGTGACCCTCAGCTGTCAGGCCAGGGCCAGTCCAGCTGCTTCCTACAG atGGCTTGTGAATGGCACAGAGGTCCCGCTGGGTTTTGACTTGCGTTACACTCTGGTGGCTGGGAACCTGGTGATCACCAGCCCTGAGCCTAATCGAGACACAGGCTCTTATCAGTGCCTGGCCATCAACCGCTGTGGCACCATCATCAGCCAAGCAGCTAACCTCAAATTTGGCT ACCTTCATGATTTCCCTCCAGACAGTAGGAGTCCTCAGACAGCATATGAAGGCATAGGAACTTTCCTAGCGTGCCAGCCACCCCCACATTACCCAG CTCTGTCCTACCGATGGCTTATCAATGATTTTCCCAACTTCATCAAAAACGACGACGGCCGCTGGTTTGTGTCCCAGGTAACAGGAAACCTGTATGTGGCCAAAGCAGAGCCCAATGACACTGGGAACTACTACTGCTTCACCACCATCAACTTGGACATCAGCACCAAGAGCACCTTCAGCAAGGCCAACCAGCTCACTGTGCTGCCTGATG CCAGTCCCAGGAAGTCGGCTCCAAATATCAAAGTGCGCTTCCCAGCGGAGACCTACGCCCTCGCAGGACACACCGCCCAGTTAGAGTGCTTCGCCTATGGAAA TCCTGTCCCGAAACTGCGATGGAGAAAGGTGGATGGATTGATGCCGTCCAAGGCAGGCTCCAGTGCCGAGAGTCCCACCCTCATCCTGCCAGACCTCTCCTTCGATGATGAGGGTGTTTACGAGTGTGAAGCCTACAACTCAGAGGGAAGTGATACATACCAGGGACGCATCAGCGTGCAAG CTCAGCCAGAGTGGCTGCAGGTGATGAGCGACTCAGAGGTGGAGATCAGTTCAGAGCTGCACTGGAGTTGTGTGGCTGCTGGTAAACCACGACCCTCCGTACGCTGGCTACGCAATGGACAGCCACTCACTACACAG GACCGAGTGGAGGTGAACGGAGCTCGTCTTAAGATCAGTAACCTGGCCCTGGAGGATTCTGGGATGTACCAGTGTGTGGCTGAGAACAAGCATGGCACCATTTACTCAACCTCTGAGCTCAGAGTCCAAG TTGAGGCTCCAGACTTCAGGTTGAATCCTGTACGGAAACTGATCCCAGCAGCCAGAGGGGGGCGGGTGATGATCGAGTGTCGCCCTCGAGCTGCCCCAAAGCCCAGCCTGTTCTGGAGTCGCGGAACGGAGCTGCTCACCAACAGCAGCAG GGTGACAGTAACTCCAGATGGAATCTTGTGGATCCACAACATCAGCAGGGCAGATGAAGGGAAATACACCTGCTTTGCTGAGAACTATCTGGGCAAAGCCAACAGCACCGGACACCTGTCTGTcagag ATGCCACGAAGATCACTCTTGCTCCTTCCAATGCTGACATCAACCAGGGTGAGAATGTGACGCTGCAGTGTCATGCCTCCCACGACCCCACCATGGACCTGACCTTCACCTGGGCCCTCAACGGGGTCCTGCTGGACCTGGAGGACCCTGCTGGGCCATACCACCGGGTGGAGGGG AAAGAAACCATTGGTGATCTGTTAATTGTGAATGCTCAGCTGAGTCAGGCAGGGATGTACACCTGCACAGCTCAGACTGTGGTGGACAGTGCCTCAGCTTCAGCCAAACTGGTGGTTCGAG GCCCCCCAGGACCTCCCGGAGGTTTACTGGTAAAGAACGTTGCTGAGACGTCAGTGGAGCTCAGGTGGAGTCGTGGCTACGATAACCACAGTCCCATCGGCAAATATGTCATCATGGGCCGATCTTCACTCTCATCAGAGTGGAAGAAGATGaggacag ACCCAGTGAACATTGAGGGGAATGCAGAGTCGGCTCGTGTGATTGGACTCATGCCTTGGATGGATTATGAATTCCAGGTCATTGCCAGCAACATCCTGGGCAGTGGAGAGCCTAGCGTGCCTTCACACACCATCCGCACACAGCAAGCAG CTCCTACAGTGGCTCCCAGTGGACttggaggagggggaggagaccGCAATGAGCTCATTATAACCTGGACG CCCATGGCCAGAGAGTACCAGAATGGTGACGGCTTTGGCTACATCCTGGCATTTAGGAAGAAAGACACATCATGGTCAGTGGTGCGCATTCCTCACGTGGAGTCGTCCCGGTATGTGTACTACAACGACAGCCTGACACCGTACAGTCCCTTTGAGGTGAAGATCAAAGCTTATAACCGCAGAGGAGAAGGTCCATTCAGTCAGATTGCTGTGGTCTACTCTGCAGAGGAGG AGCCAACAGTGGGACCATCATACATCAATGCCACAGCGATGACTGCCTTTGAGATCCAGGTGTCATGGGAGCCCGTCCAACAGCTTAGCGCCAACGGCATCCTCAGAGGATACGAG ATCCGGTACTGGCGGCAGCATGAACgggaagcagcagcagaccgAGTGCGAACAGCAGGACTGGAAACAACAGCCAGAGTGTCGGGACTTCGACCCAGCACTCGATACCATGTCGCTGTCCTGGCTTACAACAGTGCTGGCACTGGGCCACCCTCACCACGCACCACTGTCACCACCAGGAAACCAC CTCCCAATCGACCTCCAGGCAATGTGTCATGGAAGACTGATGGCTCATGGGTAATGGTGAGGTGGGACCATGTGAAGGCCATGCATAATGAGTCAGCTATACTGGGCTACAAA GTTCTGTACAAGCATGAGGGCCAGACAGCATTGAAGGTTCTGGACAAGGGGAAGAGTTCGGTGAGCCTGCCGCTGCCAAAAGACAACGGTTACGTTGTGTTGGAGATTCGGTCCTGGGGCGAGGGTGGGGACGGGCCGGCACATGAGATTATTGTTTCCCGGGACTCAG GAACTGGTATGATGGTGCAGAATGAGGCCTCCGCCACACTGTCCAGTCACCTGCTCCACCTCCTCACTGGCTTACTTCTCTACAGTCTTGTGTCATTGTCAGGCCTGTGA